From a single Nicotiana tabacum cultivar K326 chromosome 8, ASM71507v2, whole genome shotgun sequence genomic region:
- the LOC107827185 gene encoding probable 2-carboxy-D-arabinitol-1-phosphatase (The RefSeq protein has 15 substitutions compared to this genomic sequence) — translation MYSIAASSFLIHKPLKNFPFHNPNRPLCTVIRSSSSATQEIEKEGRSEIEGLQGLEFPPIKAAKRVVLVRHGQSTWNAEGRIQGCSDFSVLTSKGESQAETSRQMLIDDSFDVCFSSPLRRSKRTAEIIWGAREEEIITDSDMREIDLYSFQGLLKHEGKAKYGEAFRQWQIDAPNFIIDGHYPVRELWARAKSCWEKILVHESQSVLVVAHNAVNQALIATAMGLGTEYFRILLQSNCGVSVLDFTPQPEGGTPSICLNRLNQTPGSPVAGGSSAGRKASKRIVLVCHGVSESDLESSMPYTGNGPMNMLGDIQAQKIAELLLDLKVSTIVSGTKRASVETADTISKVQEAADCLGADCIPRYVETKQIPDLDVETILTQSKKDASGMQNVPSGWLNRLEDGITTSLWDQSGKAWKHLLHELSERSDQESIAIAVGHPALHIAMMGHCLNLTKEWLGSFHLDAGSISVIDFPDGPSGRGVVRCINYTAHLGRWSIPITRSTQADEEY, via the exons ATGTACTCCATAGCTGCAACCTCTTTCTTCATTCAAAAACCATTCAAGAGTTTCCCATTTCACAGTCCAAACAGACCCTTATGTACAGTTATACGCTCTTCTTCAAGTGCTACTCAAGAAATTGAGAAAGCGGGGCGGAAGGAAATTGAGGGTTTAAAGGGTTTGGAGTTTTCGCCGATAAAGGCGGCGAAGAGGGTGGTGCTGGTGAGGCACGGGCAAAGCACCTGGAATGCAGAGGGTCGGATCCAAGGCAGCTCCGATTTCTCTGTTCTTACTTCTAAAGGAGAGTCTCAGGCTGAGACTTCTCGTCAAATGCTTATTGATGACTCCTTTGATGTCTGCTTTTCAAG TCCACTGCGTCGCTCGAAGAGGACAGCTGAGATAATATGGGGTGCTCGCGAGGAGGAGATCCTTACTGATTCTGACATGAGGGAAATTGACCTATACTCATTCCAA GGCCTCCTGAAACATGAAGGAAAAGCTAAATATGGTGAAGCTTTTCGTCAATGGCAAATAGATGCACCTAATTTCATCATAGATGGTCACTATCCAGTGAGAGAGTTGTGGGCTCGTGCTAAAAGCTGCTGGGAGAAGATCTTGGTCCATGAAAGCAAGTCTGTCCTAGTAGTTGCTCATAACGCGGTTAATCAGGCTCTCATTGCAACAGCCATGG GGTTAGGAACTGAGTACTTCAGGATTCTACTTCAAAGCAATTGCGGGGTTAGTGTGCTGGACTTCACTCCACAACCTGAGGGCGGAACTCCAAGTATTTGCCTTAATCGTTTAAATCAG ACCCCAGGTTCGCCTGTAGCAGGGGGCAGTTCTGCAGGCAGAAAAGCTAGTAAGCGGATCGTACTTGTCTGCCATGGAGTGTCAGAGAGTGACCTAGAG AGTAGCATGCCGTATACTGGCAATGGCCCCATGAACATGCTTGGAGCTATACAG GCACAGAAAATCGCAGAGCTGCTTCTTGATCTGAAAGTGAGTACCATAGTCAGCGGAACTAAAAGGACATCTGTAGAAACAGCCGACACAATCTCCAAA GTTCAAGAAGCTGCTGACTGCCTTGGAGCTGACTGTATCCCACGCTATGTGGAGACGAAACAGATACCAGATCTAGATGTTGAAACTATTCTTACACAATCGAAGAAG GATGCATCAGGAATGCAAAATGTTCCATCTGGTTGGTTAAATAGATTGGAAGACGGCATCACAACATCTTTATGGGACCAATCTGGGAAAGCATGGAAACATCTATTGCATGAACTATCAGAGAGATCTGACCAAGAGAGTATAGCCATCGCTGTTGGCCATCCTGCACTTCATATCGCAATGATGGGACACTGTCTAAATCTGACAAAGGAATGGTTGGGATCATTTCACCTGGATGCAGGCAGCATTAGTGTTATTGATTTTCCCGATGGACCTTCGGGGAGAGGAGTTGTCCGCTGCATAAATTATACAGCGCATCTAGGAAGATGGTCGATTCCTATTACTAGATCAACGCAAGCGGATGAAGAATATTAA